A single genomic interval of Eleutherodactylus coqui strain aEleCoq1 chromosome 3, aEleCoq1.hap1, whole genome shotgun sequence harbors:
- the TMEM63B gene encoding CSC1-like protein 2 isoform X1, with amino-acid sequence MTPFFLGTLASMGTTATSSCSEASCNNVTTKDYCYSARIRSTVLQGLPFGGVPTVLALDFMCFLALLFVFSILRKVAWDYGRLALVTDADRQRRRRRVQEEEREYVASAMHSDSHDRYERLTSVSSSVDFDQRDNGFCSWLTAIFRIKDDEIREKCGADAVHYLSFQRHIIGLLVVVGVLSVGIVLPVNFSGDLLENNAYSFGRTTIANLNARTNLLWLHTTFAFLYLLLTVYSMRRHTSKMRYKEDDLVKRTLFINGISKYAESEKIKKHFEEAYTNCTVLEARTCYDVARLMFLDTERKKAERGRLYFTHLKTRENKTSFINPKPCGHLCCCTIKGCEEVEATEYYTKLEQRLKEEYKKEKEKVNEKPLGMAFVTFHNEAVTALILKDFNACKCHGCSCRGEPTYSSCSDTLHVENWTVTYAPDPQNIYWEHLSTRGFVWWIRCLIINVILFLLLFFLTTPAIIITTMDKFNVTKPVEYLNNPIITQFFPTLLLWAFSALLPTIVYYSAFFEAHWTRSGENRTTMHKCYTFLIFMVLLLPSLGLSSLDLFFRWLFDQKFLAEATIRFECVFLPDNGAFFVNYVIASAFIGNAMDLLRIPGLLMYMIRLCLARSAAERKNVKRHQAYEFQFGAAYAWMMCIFTVVMTYSITCPIIVPFGLMYMLLKHLVDRYNLYYAYLPAKLDKKIHSGAVSQVVAAPILCLFWLLFFSTVRTGFVAPTSMFTFVVLVITIVICLSHVCFGHFKYLSAHNYRIDHTEVNAVDGTQNGRPPSNASSQKSAKYIAQVLQDSSADSEPAGDGEDAEEQGSQDEEMINADSTQDAEFQSCEDSLIENEIHQ; translated from the exons ATGACCCCCTTCTTCCTGGGCACCCTGGCCTCTATGGGCACCACCGCCACCAGCTCCTGCAGTGAAGCATCCTGTAACAATGTCACCACCAAGGACTACTGCTACAGCGCCCGCATCCGCAGCACCGTACTACAGGGCCTGCCGTTCGGGGGAGTGCCCACCGTGCTGGCTCTGGACTTCATGTGCTTTCTG GCTCTGCTGTTCGTCTTCTCCATCCTGAGGAAGGTGGCCTGGGACTACGGGCGGCTGGCGCTCGTCACCGATGCTGACAG GCAGCGGCGCCGGCGGAGGGTCCAGGAGGAGGAGCGGGAATA TGTGGCCTCGGCGATGCATTCCGACAGCCATGACCGCTACGAGCGCCTGACCTCCGTTTCCAGCTCCGTGGACTTCGACCAAAGAGATAAT GGATTCTGTTCCTGGCTGACGGCAATCTTCAGGATCAA GGACGATGAGATCCGGGAAAAGTGCGGCGCAGACGCTGTCCACTACCTGTCCTTCCAGCGGCACATCATCGGTCTGTTGGTGGTGGTCGGAGTCCTATCTGTTGGCATCGTTCTTCCGGTCAACTTCTCAGGAGACCTTCTGG AAAACAATGCCTACAGTTTTGGGAGGACGACAATCGCCAACCTGAACGCCAG GACTAATCTGCTCTGGCTGCACACCACCTTCGCTTTCCTCTACCTGCTACTCACCGTTTACAGCATGAGGCGCCACACGTCCAAGATGCGCTACAAGGAGGACGACCTG GTGAAACGCACGCTCTTCATTAACGGAATATCCAAGTATGCAGAATCGGAGAAGATCAAGAAACATTTTGA AGAGGCGTACACCAACTGCACCGTCCTGGAGGCTCGGACGTGTTATGATGTGGCCAGACTGATGTTCCTGGATACAGAGAG GAAGAAGGCTGAGCGCGGCCGCTTGTACTTTACTCACCTGAAGACCAGGGAGAACAAAACATCCTTCATCAACCCCAAACCCTGCGGGCATCTGTGCTGCTGCACGATCAAAGGCTGCGAGGAG GTGGAGGCCACGGAGTACTACACAAAACTGGAGCAGCGTCTGAAGGAAGAATacaagaaggagaaggaaaaggtCAATGAGAAGCCCCTGGGGATGGCGTTTGTCACCTTCCACAATGAAGCCGTCACTGCCTT GATCCTCAAGGATTTTAATGCTTGTAAATGTCACGGCTGCAGCTGTCGGGGGGAACCCACATACTCCTCCTGCAGCGACACTCTGCACGTCGAGAACTGGACTGTCACCTACGCCCCCGACCCCCAGAACATCTACTG GGAGCATCTCTCCACCCGTGGCTTCGTCTGGTGGATCCGCTGCCTGATTATCAATGtcatcctcttccttctcctcttcttcctcaccACTCCAGccatcatcatcaccaccatGGACAAGTTTAATGTTACCAAACCTGTGGAGTATCTAAAT AACCCCATCATCACTCAGTTCTTCCCCACCTTGTTACTGTGGGCCTTCTCCGCACTCCTCCCGACCATTGTCTATTACTCCGCTTTCTTCGAGGCGCACTGGACGAG GTCGGGTGAGAACCGGACGACGATGCACAAGTGTTACACCTTCCTCATCTtcatggtgctgctgctgccatcaCTAGGACTCAGCAG CCTGGACTTGTTCTTCCGCTGGCTCTTTGATCAGAAGTTTTTGGCAGAAGCGACTATAAGGTTTGA GTGTGTGTTCCTCCCGGATAATGGAGCCTTCTTCGTAAATTATGTCATTGCCTCGGCCTTCATTGGTAACGCCATGGACTTGCTCCGTATTCCGGGTCTGTTGATGTACATGATACGCTTGTGTCTGGCACGTTCTGCTGCAGAGCGCAAAAACGTCAAACGG CACCAGGCTTATGAGTTTCAGTTTGGCGCGGCCTACGCCTGGATGATGTGTATATTCACTGTGGTGATGACCTACAGCATCACCTGTCCGATCATCGTGCCATTCG GTCTTATGTACATGCTACTGAAGCACCTGGTGGACCGCTATAACCTGTACTACGCCTATCTGCCTGCTAAGCTGGACAAGAAGATCCACTCCGGGGCGGTGAGTCAGGTGGTGGCAGCGCCCATCCTCTGCCTCTTCTGGCTGCTGTTCTTTTCCACGGTCAGGACTG GGTTTGTGGCGCCCACCTCCATGTTCACCTTCGTCGTCCTGGTGATCACCATCGTCATCTGCTTGTCGCACGTCTGTTTTGGACACTTCAAATACCTTAGTGCTCACAACTACAGG ATCGACCACACGGAAGTGAACGCTGTTGACGGGACACAAAACGGCCGCCCACCATCCAACGCCTCTTCTCAGAAGTCAGCG AAATACATCGCTCAGGTTCTTCAGGACTCTTCTGCGGACAGCGAACCGGCCGGCGACGGCGAGGATGCGGAGGAGCAGGGGTCCCAGGACGAAGAGATGATCAATGCGGACAGCACGCAAGACGCAGAGTTCCAGTCGTGTGAGGACAGTCTCATCGAGAACGAGATCCACCAGTGA
- the TMEM63B gene encoding CSC1-like protein 2 isoform X2 encodes MTPFFLGTLASMGTTATSSCSEASCNNVTTKDYCYSARIRSTVLQGLPFGGVPTVLALDFMCFLALLFVFSILRKVAWDYGRLALVTDADSVASAMHSDSHDRYERLTSVSSSVDFDQRDNGFCSWLTAIFRIKDDEIREKCGADAVHYLSFQRHIIGLLVVVGVLSVGIVLPVNFSGDLLENNAYSFGRTTIANLNARTNLLWLHTTFAFLYLLLTVYSMRRHTSKMRYKEDDLVKRTLFINGISKYAESEKIKKHFEEAYTNCTVLEARTCYDVARLMFLDTERKKAERGRLYFTHLKTRENKTSFINPKPCGHLCCCTIKGCEEVEATEYYTKLEQRLKEEYKKEKEKVNEKPLGMAFVTFHNEAVTALILKDFNACKCHGCSCRGEPTYSSCSDTLHVENWTVTYAPDPQNIYWEHLSTRGFVWWIRCLIINVILFLLLFFLTTPAIIITTMDKFNVTKPVEYLNNPIITQFFPTLLLWAFSALLPTIVYYSAFFEAHWTRSGENRTTMHKCYTFLIFMVLLLPSLGLSSLDLFFRWLFDQKFLAEATIRFECVFLPDNGAFFVNYVIASAFIGNAMDLLRIPGLLMYMIRLCLARSAAERKNVKRHQAYEFQFGAAYAWMMCIFTVVMTYSITCPIIVPFGLMYMLLKHLVDRYNLYYAYLPAKLDKKIHSGAVSQVVAAPILCLFWLLFFSTVRTGFVAPTSMFTFVVLVITIVICLSHVCFGHFKYLSAHNYRIDHTEVNAVDGTQNGRPPSNASSQKSAKYIAQVLQDSSADSEPAGDGEDAEEQGSQDEEMINADSTQDAEFQSCEDSLIENEIHQ; translated from the exons ATGACCCCCTTCTTCCTGGGCACCCTGGCCTCTATGGGCACCACCGCCACCAGCTCCTGCAGTGAAGCATCCTGTAACAATGTCACCACCAAGGACTACTGCTACAGCGCCCGCATCCGCAGCACCGTACTACAGGGCCTGCCGTTCGGGGGAGTGCCCACCGTGCTGGCTCTGGACTTCATGTGCTTTCTG GCTCTGCTGTTCGTCTTCTCCATCCTGAGGAAGGTGGCCTGGGACTACGGGCGGCTGGCGCTCGTCACCGATGCTGACAG TGTGGCCTCGGCGATGCATTCCGACAGCCATGACCGCTACGAGCGCCTGACCTCCGTTTCCAGCTCCGTGGACTTCGACCAAAGAGATAAT GGATTCTGTTCCTGGCTGACGGCAATCTTCAGGATCAA GGACGATGAGATCCGGGAAAAGTGCGGCGCAGACGCTGTCCACTACCTGTCCTTCCAGCGGCACATCATCGGTCTGTTGGTGGTGGTCGGAGTCCTATCTGTTGGCATCGTTCTTCCGGTCAACTTCTCAGGAGACCTTCTGG AAAACAATGCCTACAGTTTTGGGAGGACGACAATCGCCAACCTGAACGCCAG GACTAATCTGCTCTGGCTGCACACCACCTTCGCTTTCCTCTACCTGCTACTCACCGTTTACAGCATGAGGCGCCACACGTCCAAGATGCGCTACAAGGAGGACGACCTG GTGAAACGCACGCTCTTCATTAACGGAATATCCAAGTATGCAGAATCGGAGAAGATCAAGAAACATTTTGA AGAGGCGTACACCAACTGCACCGTCCTGGAGGCTCGGACGTGTTATGATGTGGCCAGACTGATGTTCCTGGATACAGAGAG GAAGAAGGCTGAGCGCGGCCGCTTGTACTTTACTCACCTGAAGACCAGGGAGAACAAAACATCCTTCATCAACCCCAAACCCTGCGGGCATCTGTGCTGCTGCACGATCAAAGGCTGCGAGGAG GTGGAGGCCACGGAGTACTACACAAAACTGGAGCAGCGTCTGAAGGAAGAATacaagaaggagaaggaaaaggtCAATGAGAAGCCCCTGGGGATGGCGTTTGTCACCTTCCACAATGAAGCCGTCACTGCCTT GATCCTCAAGGATTTTAATGCTTGTAAATGTCACGGCTGCAGCTGTCGGGGGGAACCCACATACTCCTCCTGCAGCGACACTCTGCACGTCGAGAACTGGACTGTCACCTACGCCCCCGACCCCCAGAACATCTACTG GGAGCATCTCTCCACCCGTGGCTTCGTCTGGTGGATCCGCTGCCTGATTATCAATGtcatcctcttccttctcctcttcttcctcaccACTCCAGccatcatcatcaccaccatGGACAAGTTTAATGTTACCAAACCTGTGGAGTATCTAAAT AACCCCATCATCACTCAGTTCTTCCCCACCTTGTTACTGTGGGCCTTCTCCGCACTCCTCCCGACCATTGTCTATTACTCCGCTTTCTTCGAGGCGCACTGGACGAG GTCGGGTGAGAACCGGACGACGATGCACAAGTGTTACACCTTCCTCATCTtcatggtgctgctgctgccatcaCTAGGACTCAGCAG CCTGGACTTGTTCTTCCGCTGGCTCTTTGATCAGAAGTTTTTGGCAGAAGCGACTATAAGGTTTGA GTGTGTGTTCCTCCCGGATAATGGAGCCTTCTTCGTAAATTATGTCATTGCCTCGGCCTTCATTGGTAACGCCATGGACTTGCTCCGTATTCCGGGTCTGTTGATGTACATGATACGCTTGTGTCTGGCACGTTCTGCTGCAGAGCGCAAAAACGTCAAACGG CACCAGGCTTATGAGTTTCAGTTTGGCGCGGCCTACGCCTGGATGATGTGTATATTCACTGTGGTGATGACCTACAGCATCACCTGTCCGATCATCGTGCCATTCG GTCTTATGTACATGCTACTGAAGCACCTGGTGGACCGCTATAACCTGTACTACGCCTATCTGCCTGCTAAGCTGGACAAGAAGATCCACTCCGGGGCGGTGAGTCAGGTGGTGGCAGCGCCCATCCTCTGCCTCTTCTGGCTGCTGTTCTTTTCCACGGTCAGGACTG GGTTTGTGGCGCCCACCTCCATGTTCACCTTCGTCGTCCTGGTGATCACCATCGTCATCTGCTTGTCGCACGTCTGTTTTGGACACTTCAAATACCTTAGTGCTCACAACTACAGG ATCGACCACACGGAAGTGAACGCTGTTGACGGGACACAAAACGGCCGCCCACCATCCAACGCCTCTTCTCAGAAGTCAGCG AAATACATCGCTCAGGTTCTTCAGGACTCTTCTGCGGACAGCGAACCGGCCGGCGACGGCGAGGATGCGGAGGAGCAGGGGTCCCAGGACGAAGAGATGATCAATGCGGACAGCACGCAAGACGCAGAGTTCCAGTCGTGTGAGGACAGTCTCATCGAGAACGAGATCCACCAGTGA